From Xylanibacter oryzae DSM 17970, a single genomic window includes:
- a CDS encoding alpha-L-rhamnosidase N-terminal domain-containing protein yields the protein MIKRLSVVFFIILSSYNVYASWWNMQWIRYPDVDSTAQIWFRKQYNLPDITTRASVSIASSGRYILYLNGRNVSVDVLMPHAQGNSNTTSIITFEVSRFLHKGNNTIAIWYSPTLHGNKSCRQIAVDFYGETAAGESFSYNTDSTWLCKKSNACTTANNNEIIIAPEYQYEWKDKYCPIYDWKESKICNSSKVRYNLESPISVSNHINHIYPYRSFDNDGNKVLYDFGHSFIGWTRVTLRGMRKGQRIEINGLTYICSGEMDEQACRKFTDSESGRALVIGPADFSIDKIMKIEGIEITPYFNITYQY from the coding sequence ATGATAAAAAGATTGTCTGTTGTATTTTTTATTATTCTTTCTAGTTATAATGTATATGCCTCATGGTGGAACATGCAGTGGATTAGATACCCAGATGTAGACAGCACAGCACAAATATGGTTTCGCAAGCAATATAATTTACCAGATATTACAACCAGGGCCTCTGTGTCAATAGCCTCTTCGGGTAGATATATTCTATATTTAAACGGTCGTAATGTAAGTGTGGACGTATTGATGCCACACGCTCAAGGAAACTCAAATACCACTAGTATAATTACTTTTGAAGTATCACGTTTCTTGCATAAAGGAAACAACACTATTGCAATCTGGTACTCTCCAACATTACATGGCAACAAAAGCTGCAGACAAATTGCAGTAGATTTCTATGGAGAAACAGCAGCAGGTGAATCATTTTCATACAACACAGATTCGACATGGTTATGCAAAAAATCTAACGCCTGTACGACAGCAAACAATAATGAAATAATAATAGCACCAGAATACCAATATGAATGGAAAGACAAATATTGCCCAATATACGATTGGAAAGAAAGCAAAATATGCAACTCTTCAAAAGTACGATATAATTTAGAATCACCCATTAGCGTATCAAATCATATAAATCATATATATCCATACAGATCTTTTGACAATGATGGCAACAAAGTTTTATATGATTTTGGGCACTCTTTCATTGGTTGGACTAGAGTAACATTAAGAGGCATGAGAAAAGGCCAGAGAATAGAAATAAACGGGCTTACATATATCTGCTCAGGTGAAATGGATGAGCAGGCATGCCGAAAATTCACCGATTCTGAATCTGGAAGAGCATTAGTAATAGGTCCGGCTGACTTTTCTATAGATAAAATAATGAAAATAGAAGGTATAGAAATTACCCCATATTTCAATATAACTTATCAATATTAA